In the genome of Vicia villosa cultivar HV-30 ecotype Madison, WI linkage group LG7, Vvil1.0, whole genome shotgun sequence, one region contains:
- the LOC131617880 gene encoding F-box/FBD/LRR-repeat protein At1g13570-like, with protein MTMLNKKANQNDQISDLPSNVIDAILANLEIKDQIRTSILSKKWRYMWTSAPQLCFDIDFFRSFRHLDDANPVISKTVTNILMGHSGPIHKFTLFIPFDSPFFDIEVEYLNTWIPILSRKGIKYLNFVNVNSVPDEIPYIIFSCKELTYLRFGGFNMLIPPDFCGFKKLLELHLDMLVFEPGALETLASGCPFLEKLIIESCHGFEHLDISSPTLKVLKIVLGDDMKSISLEKSKNLVDFTLDVNGIRVYGLIKSLPKIKRFSVERSFYNKEEKYPYADIIPPTLLARSFNSLEYLKLGDMNLNDKGELLYVVSILESSPRLIEFALYQPCNKDDTSQVSDHSEELQECCCWLRLQIVDIYVAGCPQQAMSLAQFILVNSPVLETLTFNYCYEELDAPKLLKISQGLLLMERESPRAQVEFNHSTF; from the exons ATGACTATGCTCAACAAAAAGGCCAATCAAAATGATCAAATCAGCGACTTACCAAGTAATGTCATCGATGCCATCCTAGCAAACTTGGAAATCAAAGACCAAATTAGGACTAGTATTTTATCTAAAAAGTGGAGGTATATGTGGACTTCAGCCCCACAACTTTGTTTTGACATAGATTTTTTTAGAAGTTTTAGGCATCTTGATGATGCTAACCCTGTAATTTCTAAAACCGTCACGAATATTCTTATGGGTCACAGTGGGCCAATACACAAGTTTACTCTTTTCATACCATTTGACTCCCCCTTTTTTGATATCGAAGTGGAATACCTCAATACGTGGATTCCGATTTTGTCAAGGAAGGGCATTAAATATCTTAACTTTGTGAACGTCAACTCAGTTCCTGATGAAATCCCATATATTATCTTCTCTTGTAAGGAATTGACTTACTTAAGATTTGGCGGATTTAACATGTTAATTCCACCTGATTTCTGCGGCTTTAAAAAATTGCTTGAACTTCACTTAGATATGCTAGTTTTCGAGCCCGGTGCACTTGAGACTCTTGCGTCTGGTTGTCCCTTTCTTGAAAAGCTCATAATTGAATCATGTCATGGTTTTGAGCATCTTGATATTTCTTCTCCTACTCTCAAAGTCTTAAAGATAGTATTAGGAGATGATATGAAGTCAATTTCTCTCGAGAAATCAAAGAATTTGGTCGATTTTACACTTGATGTTAATGGTATCAGGGTATATGGTTTGATCAAAAGCTTGCCAAAAATCAAGAGGTTTTCTGTTGAAAGAAGTTTCTATAACAAGGAGGAGAAG TATCCATATGCAGATATTATTCCTCCCACACTGCTAGCAAGGTCATTCAACTCTTTAGAGTATCTGAAATTGGGTGACATGAATTTGAATGATAAAGGAGAACTTTTGTATGTTGTTAGTATTCTCGAAAGTTCTCCTAGGTTGATTGAATTTGCTTTATACCAG CCTTGCAACAAAGATGATACCTCACAAGTGTCAGACCATTCTGAAGAGTTACAAGAATGTTGCTGCTGGCTTAGACTTCAGATAGTGGATATCTACGTCGCAGGTTGCCCTCAGCAAGCAATGAGTTTGGCACAGTTCATACTTGTAAATTCTCCTGTGTTAGAGACTCTTACTTTTAATTATTGTTATGAGGAATTAGATGCACCTAAGCTGTTAAAAATTTCACAAGGCTTGTTATTGATGGAACGAGAATCGCCAAGAGCACAGGTTGAGTTCAATCATTCTACCTTCTAA